GCATCTTGCCGCTGGTAGATTTTTACGCCGGCGCTGAGCAACTCATCGTAAAAAGAACGCGATGCGTAATATACCAGTGACGAATCTATTTTTTCGGGCAACAACAGCCTCACGTCCACGCCACGCTGAACCGCCTCCTTCAATGCGGCAAGCAGTTGCGGATCGGGGACAAAATAGGCATTGGTCAGAAAAACCCGGGTTTCCGCACTATTGATGGCGGAGAGCAAGGTTGCATAGATCTGGCTGTAAGGCTCCTCGGGCGAACTGCCGATGGCACGCACAACCTCGTTGCCTTTTCTACCCGGTTCAGGGAAATAGTCCCTGGGCGCCAATGGTTCGCCCTTTTGCTCGCTCCATGTCGCCATGAACAGTTTCTGGAATTCGCTGACAACTGGCCCAGCCATGCGTAAATGGGTATCACGCCATGGTAGATTGTCTTTGGTTGATTTAAATCTGCCGAATGACCCGCTGGAATATACGCTGCTGATATTGATACCGCCGACAAAGGCGACCTGCCCGTCCACGATCAATAATTTACGGTGATCACGCCGGTTTACGTCCCATCCTTTACGTGTAATGAGCGGGTTAACCGGATTGAATTCCAGAATATTCACACCGCTTTCTTTCAATGGCTCGAAGAACGCTTTAGGTGTGCTGATCGCTCCCACGCTATCGTATATGAAGTTTACCTGCACACCGCTGCGTTGCTTGCTGATTAATAGCTCGGCAAAGCGCCGCCCGATCTCATCATCATCGATGATGTAGGTCTCCATGTTGACATGGTCCTGCGCGTTCTCTATCGCGGCGAACATGGATTGATAAGTTGCCGGGCCATCGATTAGCAAATCCACCTTGTTGCCCACCACCAGCGGGCTACCGGCAATCTCTGCTTCCCGTGCCAGATGTTTTTCGAAGATATTGGTGTCTGCGCCATTGCGTTCAAGTCTGGCGAGAATTGCCTTGCTCTGCTGAGCAGTCAAGGGGCCATGCGCGCCATCGAGCTGCACCGGATGCGATGGCCGCAGCGCCATGTCGGGCACCATGGCGGGTATTGAGCTGCAACTTGCGAGAAGCGCCAGGCAAAGCGCGGCTGCAAGTTTTTCGATACTCGCATGCCCAATTTTCTTCATATGCACTCGTGTCTTTTTCAGGCAGTCATCATGCTCCGCCCGCACAATGAAGAAAAGACAAATCAGAATATTCGTCGTTGCCGGGGCAAGTCCAGGCGCTATGGCACATATGCACAAGGGTTGAAGGGACGCGATGCGATAGAACGCTTTTCGTCCCGTGATACGGCAATGTCTGTCCTCATGTCATGAGTCCTGGCTTGCGTGGCATTCACATCGGGTAGCAGACGATTGAATTCTGTTTTGACTGTTTGGTAGCACTCGCAGGCCCGATCCTCCAATCCAGACCGTTCAATAATCGTGACGTGTCCACGGCGGCAGCCAATAAGCCCTGCGTGCTGCAATTTCCCGGCGGCCTCCGTGATGCCCTCGCGACGCACGCCGAGCGAACTGGCAATCAATTCATGTGTCAGGGTCAATTCGTTCGAGGGCGATCGGTCGAGATTTAACAACAGCCAGCGGCAAACTTGCTGCTCCATCGAATGATGCCGATTGCACACTGCGGTCTGGGACATCTGTGTCATCAGTGCCTGGGTGTAATGCAGCAACAAATCATGCAATGCGCTGGTACGGCGCCCCCCGGCACGATTGAATTTGTCCTTCAGCACCTGCGCCCTCAGCCGGTAGGCATAGCCCGCGCACAGCGCCATGGCTCGATGGGGCATGCTTTCTCCGCCCGTGATGAGCGCAACGCCGAGCATTCCCTCATTGCCGACCCCGGCGATTTCGGCTGATGCGCCATCCTCCATCACATAGAGCAGGGACACAATGGCAGTCGCGGGGAAATAGACATGGTGCGACGGGCAGCCGGACTCATAAAGTGTTTCACCGAGCGGCATCTGGACCAGTTCAAGATGAGGAGACAGATAATCGTATTCGGCTGCGGGCAGTGCGGCGAGAAGGTGGTTTTGT
The nucleotide sequence above comes from Sulfuricella sp.. Encoded proteins:
- a CDS encoding Crp/Fnr family transcriptional regulator, whose protein sequence is MSDLCTPRQNHLLAALPAAEYDYLSPHLELVQMPLGETLYESGCPSHHVYFPATAIVSLLYVMEDGASAEIAGVGNEGMLGVALITGGESMPHRAMALCAGYAYRLRAQVLKDKFNRAGGRRTSALHDLLLHYTQALMTQMSQTAVCNRHHSMEQQVCRWLLLNLDRSPSNELTLTHELIASSLGVRREGITEAAGKLQHAGLIGCRRGHVTIIERSGLEDRACECYQTVKTEFNRLLPDVNATQARTHDMRTDIAVSRDEKRSIASRPFNPCAYVP
- the cls gene encoding cardiolipin synthase, which gives rise to MKKIGHASIEKLAAALCLALLASCSSIPAMVPDMALRPSHPVQLDGAHGPLTAQQSKAILARLERNGADTNIFEKHLAREAEIAGSPLVVGNKVDLLIDGPATYQSMFAAIENAQDHVNMETYIIDDDEIGRRFAELLISKQRSGVQVNFIYDSVGAISTPKAFFEPLKESGVNILEFNPVNPLITRKGWDVNRRDHRKLLIVDGQVAFVGGINISSVYSSGSFGRFKSTKDNLPWRDTHLRMAGPVVSEFQKLFMATWSEQKGEPLAPRDYFPEPGRKGNEVVRAIGSSPEEPYSQIYATLLSAINSAETRVFLTNAYFVPDPQLLAALKEAVQRGVDVRLLLPEKIDSSLVYYASRSFYDELLSAGVKIYQRQDALLHAKTALIDGVWSTVGSTNLDWRSFVNNQEINAVMLGQDFGAQMQTLFEKDLASSQPVTLETWRKRSIGARIKERAARLWAHWL